The genomic window CAGTCCTCGAGCACCGGCACCAGCGCGCCGCTCGTCAGTTGCGGCTGCAGCCATTCCTCGAACAGATGGATCACGCCGATGCCGGCCACCGCCGTTTCGATCGCGAGCTCGACGCCGCCGCCCAGGCGCACGATCAGCGGCCCGTCGACGTCCACCGTCACCACCTCGCCCTCGCGCTCGAATTCCCAACCCGCCATCGCGCCGCTCGCGAAGCGCCCGCGCAGGCAGGCGTGCTGCAGCAGGTCGCGCGGATGCACGGGGCGGCCGTGCGCCGCGAGGTAGGCCGGCGCGGCCGCGGTCGCCATGCGCTGGCGGCGCGGGCCGATCGGGATCGCGATCACGTCCTGCTCGAGCCGTTCCTCGTAGCGGATGCCCGCATCGCAGCCCGCGGCCAGCACGTCGACGAAGCTTTCCTCGACCACCACCTCGAGCAGGATCTCGGGATAGGCCGCGAGAAAGGGCGGCACGATCGCCGGCAGCACCAGCCGCGACGCGCTCGCCGGCACGTTGAGCCGCAAGGTGCCCGCGGGCTTGTCGCGAAAGCCGTTGACCACGTCGAGCGCGGCCTCGACCTCGCCGAGCGCCGGCCCGAGGCGGTCGAGCAGCCGCGCGCCGGCCTCGGTGGGCACCACGCTGCGGGTGCTGCGATGCAGGAGGCGCACCCCCAGCCGCGTTTCGAGCCGACGCACCGCCGCGCTGAGGCTGGAGGCGCTCACGCTCTGCAGCCGCGCCGCCTCGCGAAAGCCGCCCGCGCGCGCCACCGCCACGAAGACCGCCAGATCGCCGAGCTGTTCCGTCATCGCCTGTCTTTCGATTGTTCGTTTTTCCGCACGACCCGTGCGCATTGAGCCGGCTTATCGTACGCCGCCGCGGTGCCTACATTCAGCTTCAACCTGAAAGGAAAGCCCATGAACCCGCTCGACACCATCTCCACCTTCCGCCTCGGTAGCCGTGACGTGAAGCGCCTCGGCTACGGCGCCATGCAACTCGCCGGCCCCGGCGTGTACGGCCCGCCGAAGGACCGTGCCGCCGCTGTCGCGGTGCTGCGCGCCGCGATCGAGGCCGGTGTGGACCACATCGACACCAGCGATTTCTACGGCCCGCACGTCACCAACCAGATCATCCGCGAGGCGCTGCACCCATACCGCGACGACCTGACCATCGTCACCAAGGTGGGTGCCACGCGCGGGGCAGATGCCTCGTGGAACCTCGCGGCCTCGCCGGCCGAGCTGCGCCAGGCGGTGCACGACAACCTGCGCAACCTCGGCCTCGACGTGCTCGATGTCGTCAACATGCGCAGCATGCTGGGCGTGCACGGGCCGGCCGAAGGCTCGCTCGAGGCGCCGTTGACCGCGCTCGCCGAGCTGCGCCAGCAGGGCCTGATCCGCCACATCGGCCTGAGCAACGTGACCGCGAAGCAGGTCGACGACGGCCAGCGCATCGTGCCGATCGTCGGCGTGCAGAACATGTACAACCTCGCGAACCGCGGCGACGACGCGCTGGTCGAGAAGCTGGCGCGCGAGGGCATTGCCTATGTGCCGTTCTTTCCGCTCGGGGGCTTCACGCCGCTGCAGTCGGGGGTGCTGTCGGAGGTGGCCAGCGAACTCGGCGCGACGCCGATGCAGGTGGCGCTGGCCTGGCTGCTGCAGCGCTCGCCGAACCTGCTGCTGATTCCGGGGACATCGTCGCTGGGGCATCTGCGGGAGAACCTGGCGGCGGCTGGGCTGAAGTTGCCGGCAGAGGCGGTGGCGCGGCTCGACACGATCGGCGTCGGGTCGGGTCACTGAAGCTCGGCTTCAGGGCGGCAGGAAGAGCCCTTCGCCGACGCACAGCGCCATCTGCTCCTCGACGGCGCTGCGAAAGACCTTCGCGGCCAGGCTGACGGGCCGCCCTTTGGCCACCGCGAGCATGCGGGCCACCGAGAAGCCGCGCACCGGCACGGCCACGAGGCCTTGCCAGATGCTGGAGGTTCGCACCACCGATCTCGGCAGTACGGCGAAGCCGAGGTCGGCCCGCGTGAGTTGCGCGGCCCCTTCGTTGCCGTCGATCTGGATGACCGGCTGCATCACCCCATGCTCCGTCTCGAGGCTGTGCCGCAGGCCGAGGGAGATGATGATCGGCAGCTTGCGCAGTTCGCGCGCATGCACGCTCGGGCGCGCGGCCAGCTTCGAACCCGGAAGACAGAACACCGCGATTTCCTGCCGCGCGAGCGGCGTGAAATGGATGTGCTCCTGATTGCCGGGATTCGACACGATGGCGAGTTCGATGGTGCCGGCGGTCAGCCGATGCAGCGCGTCGTCGGTGGGGCTCTCCGTCAGCTCCAGCCGGACCTGCGGAAAGCGCTGGCGAAAGTCCAGCGCGAGGCGACCGTGGATCGCCTGCCCGACCGTGGGCGCCGATGACATCCGCACCGTGCCGCGCACGTCGCGATGAAAGCCGCGCATGCCGCGGTTGAAGTTGGAGACGTCCAGGGTCGTGCTTTCCACTTCTCGCAGGATGAAGCGCGCGCGTTCCAGGAACATGAGGCCGCTGTCGGTCAGTTGCACCCCCGCGATGCTGCGGTGGAAGAGGGGGCCGCCCAGGTCTTCCTCGAGCAGGCGCATCTGCCGGCTGATCGCGGACTGCGCCACGTGCAGCACCGCGGCGGCGGCACTGATGCTTCCCTTCTCCGCCACCGTCAGGAAGTAGCGCACCTGCCGCAGATCCATGGTTCGTCTCCAGAGCTTGTCCAGCTAAATTTTAGATGGATGGCAGCTGAAATCTCTTCTTTTGCGTTGGTATCAACCCCTCCAGAATTGCGCATGCCGGACGGGGCGCGATCGCAGGGCACGCCGGCCAGACAAGAAAGATGGAGACAAGGATGATCAAGACCGCGTTGCGTTGCGCAGCCATGGCGCTGTCCGCGCTGGCGCTGGGCGCCCCGGCCCACGCCGACTATCCCGAGAAGCCCGTGCGCATCGTCGTGCCGTTCGCGGCCGGCGCGGGCGCGGACATGGCCTCGCGCTTCATGGCGGGCAAGCTCGCGCAGCGCTGGGGCCAGGGCACCGTGGTCGACAACCAGGTCGGTGCCAACAGCATCATCGGCGCGCAGCAGGTCGCCCGCGCACCGGCCGACGGCTACACGCTGCTGGTGCCCAACGACACCACGCTGGCGGCGAACCCGGCGCTGTATGCCAAGCTGCCCTACGACCCCCTCAAGGATTTCGCGCCGATCGCGCTGATCGGCGAAACCCCCTTCGTGCTGGTCGCGTCGCCCAGCCTGAAGGTGCGTTCGGTCAAGGAGCTGGTGGATGCCGCGAAGGCCAGGCCCGGTGAGATCAACTTCAGCTCCAGCGGCGTCGCCAGCGCCCAGCATCTTCCGATGGAGATCCTGATGCGCAGCGCGGGCATCCGGATGCTGCACGTGCCCTACAAGGGCGCGGCGGAAGCCGCCACGGCGGTCGTGGGCGACCAGGTGCAGGTGATGTTCGCCGGCGTCTCGGCCGTGCTGCCGTTCCTGCAGTCGGGCCGGCTCGTGCCGCTGGCAGTCGGCACCTCGGAAAGGCTGGCCGTGCTGCCCAAGGTCCCGACCATGGCCGAGTCCGGCTTTCCGGGCTTTCGCTATGGCGCATGGCTGGGCTTCGTGGCGCCGGCCGCCACGCCCGCGGCCATCGTGCAGAAGATCAACGCCGATGTCGGCGAGGTGCTGCGCCAGCCCGAGGCGCGCGAGCGGCTGCTGGCCATGGGCTTCCTGCCCGCGGCACCGGCGAAGCCGGAAGCCTTTCGCAAGCACATCGACGAGGAGCTGGTTCGCTACGCCCAGTTCATCCGGGCGGCCGGCATCGAGCCGTCGCGCTGAGACCGCTCAACAAAGAAGTTCAGGACACACAGAAAGCATCATGCGGATCATTGACCTCCAGGAAGCGGCCTTTCCGGTGCAGAGCACCATGCGCAACGCCGTGTTCTCCTTCGCGGAGATGACGACCTCGATCGTCGCGGTACGGCTGGACCCGGGCAGCGGCAGGACGCCGGTCACGGGGTACGCGTTCAACTCCACCGGCCGCTACGCCTGCGGGCAGCCGATGCGCGAGCGCTTCTTCCCCCGGCTGCTGCGGGCCCGGCCCGAGTCGCTGCTCGACGGCGATGGCGTGCTCGATCCGGCCAGGGCCGTGACGGCGATGCTCGTCGGCGAGAAGCCGGGCGGCCATGCCGAACGCTCGATCGCCATCGGTACCATCGAGACCGCGCTGTGGGATGCCATCGGCAAGGCGCAGGACCTTCCGACCGCGGAAGTGCTGGCGCGGCGCTATCGCGGCGGGACCATGCAGCGCAAGGTGTCGGTGTACGTGGGCGGCGGCTGGTATCGGCCGGGCGGCGTGCCGCAGGACGTGGCCGACGAGATCCGCGGCCACCAGGCCGCCGGCTACACCCACGTGAAGATCAAGGTGGGCGGCGCATCGCTCGACGAGGACCTGCGCCGGATCGATTGCGCGCTGAGCGTGCTGCCCGACAGCAGCCACCTGGCGGTCGATGCCAACTGCAAGTTCCAGCGCGACGAGGCGCTCGTCTATGCGAAAGCATTGGCGCCGTACGACCTGCGCTGGTTCGAGGAGCCCTGCGATCCCAACGACTATTCGCTGATGGCCGAGCTGGCCTCGGTGTATGCGCCACC from Variovorax paradoxus includes these protein-coding regions:
- a CDS encoding LysR family transcriptional regulator; this encodes MDLRQVRYFLTVAEKGSISAAAAVLHVAQSAISRQMRLLEEDLGGPLFHRSIAGVQLTDSGLMFLERARFILREVESTTLDVSNFNRGMRGFHRDVRGTVRMSSAPTVGQAIHGRLALDFRQRFPQVRLELTESPTDDALHRLTAGTIELAIVSNPGNQEHIHFTPLARQEIAVFCLPGSKLAARPSVHARELRKLPIIISLGLRHSLETEHGVMQPVIQIDGNEGAAQLTRADLGFAVLPRSVVRTSSIWQGLVAVPVRGFSVARMLAVAKGRPVSLAAKVFRSAVEEQMALCVGEGLFLPP
- a CDS encoding LysR family transcriptional regulator, which produces MTEQLGDLAVFVAVARAGGFREAARLQSVSASSLSAAVRRLETRLGVRLLHRSTRSVVPTEAGARLLDRLGPALGEVEAALDVVNGFRDKPAGTLRLNVPASASRLVLPAIVPPFLAAYPEILLEVVVEESFVDVLAAGCDAGIRYEERLEQDVIAIPIGPRRQRMATAAAPAYLAAHGRPVHPRDLLQHACLRGRFASGAMAGWEFEREGEVVTVDVDGPLIVRLGGGVELAIETAVAGIGVIHLFEEWLQPQLTSGALVPVLEDWWQPFTGPFLYYQGRERLPAPLRAFVDFVQSRRG
- a CDS encoding tripartite tricarboxylate transporter substrate binding protein, whose protein sequence is MIKTALRCAAMALSALALGAPAHADYPEKPVRIVVPFAAGAGADMASRFMAGKLAQRWGQGTVVDNQVGANSIIGAQQVARAPADGYTLLVPNDTTLAANPALYAKLPYDPLKDFAPIALIGETPFVLVASPSLKVRSVKELVDAAKARPGEINFSSSGVASAQHLPMEILMRSAGIRMLHVPYKGAAEAATAVVGDQVQVMFAGVSAVLPFLQSGRLVPLAVGTSERLAVLPKVPTMAESGFPGFRYGAWLGFVAPAATPAAIVQKINADVGEVLRQPEARERLLAMGFLPAAPAKPEAFRKHIDEELVRYAQFIRAAGIEPSR
- a CDS encoding aldo/keto reductase family oxidoreductase, with protein sequence MNPLDTISTFRLGSRDVKRLGYGAMQLAGPGVYGPPKDRAAAVAVLRAAIEAGVDHIDTSDFYGPHVTNQIIREALHPYRDDLTIVTKVGATRGADASWNLAASPAELRQAVHDNLRNLGLDVLDVVNMRSMLGVHGPAEGSLEAPLTALAELRQQGLIRHIGLSNVTAKQVDDGQRIVPIVGVQNMYNLANRGDDALVEKLAREGIAYVPFFPLGGFTPLQSGVLSEVASELGATPMQVALAWLLQRSPNLLLIPGTSSLGHLRENLAAAGLKLPAEAVARLDTIGVGSGH
- a CDS encoding mandelate racemase, whose translation is MRIIDLQEAAFPVQSTMRNAVFSFAEMTTSIVAVRLDPGSGRTPVTGYAFNSTGRYACGQPMRERFFPRLLRARPESLLDGDGVLDPARAVTAMLVGEKPGGHAERSIAIGTIETALWDAIGKAQDLPTAEVLARRYRGGTMQRKVSVYVGGGWYRPGGVPQDVADEIRGHQAAGYTHVKIKVGGASLDEDLRRIDCALSVLPDSSHLAVDANCKFQRDEALVYAKALAPYDLRWFEEPCDPNDYSLMAELASVYAPPLAVGENLYGNQEVTNLVRLGGWRSEKDLIQVDPPQSYGLHAFASMALGLEAQGWGAGSHFPHGGNQMSLALVAGLGLGGCEAYPGVFGSFGGFADDTRVEDGFVHPPQRPGIGFEGHGALHALMSSVGAGLKTS